CAGTAGAGAAACTGTCAGATATCGTCATCTTCTCAGATGCAGACTTCCTGCCTAGAGTAGCCTCTCCCACTTgctctaggcgttggagtttcccGGTCTCACTGGCCAATTGTTCAGAAAGTTGGTTTTTCTGCCACAGTATAAACACAGATTGTTGGTGCGTCTTCTAAGAGCTTCCTCATTGGatagtttcaattttttttaacttgtgttGGTTCGTCTGGAGAAGCAGTAGTGGAGGCAAGAAGAGTTCTCTGAAATGTTGGTGCTAATTGAGGTACCCGACGGGCAAGATGCGTTTCTCATTGCCTCTTACAGAAATGTATGTCAATACAGGAAGTGGCAAGTAAATTATTTCATCCAAAGCAGTTGGCAGATTCCGACCTGCCAACTCATCCTTGGACCAGCCAGATCCTCCCAAAAGGTTGCAACAAGAGCTTTGTTGTTCCATTGGAGTTCAGTGGCTAGAGTGTAAGACTGGATGGCATTTTGACCCACAATAGAGATGCCTTGATGAAGCATGAGGAGTGATGAAGCCGCAGATGATGCCTAGGTTCTTCAAACGCCTTTCTGAAGGTTGCAAGGAAGTCTTGTATGCTGCTCATAACAGGGTAGTTCTGTCCCCATAGAGGAGATGCCCTGGCCAGCGTCTCACCAGACACCAGAGATAGCTTGTAGGCGACTTTTTGCAAGTTCTGAAGAAAATTCATGTGCCATCACCTCAAAGTGGATCGTGCACTGGTTGAAGAGTCCGTTACATGACTTAGAGTCACCATCATGGCGTGGGAAGAAGGTAAATGCAATCCGGGACTACATGCAGTAGCTAGAGGTGGTTGCCTTGGCGCCAAAGGTGATTCAGGTGTAGATATGGCATTGAGTGGAGATGAGACATTCTGTAATAGCTGGTAAAGCTGATCCTAGCAAACTCATTGCCTGGAAAGTTCTTGAGCCAGGTCTGAGACTTCAGGCAGGGTCATGTCAGAGGGGTCAATGGCCAGAGCAAACTGTAATGACAGTCAAAGGATTGAGCTGTAGTAGTGCATGCAGGGGACGGTGTGAGCCCTCCttatcaccaagggatttgacttggGGATGCTCCAGGGAGCCGAGTCTAAGGGAACCCCTTGTCTTCACCATTTAAACCCTGTACAGGGATTTGGACTTTGCTACAGAGGAACCCCGGAGTAGCCCCTCTTGGTGATGGCTGACATTGGTAGAGGCAGATTGGTAAACATAGCAAATAGGACTTGGCAGGCAGAAGAGGTTCAACACAATAAACATAGCAATAAGTCTGGGCAGGGGGCACGATAAACGTAgcaataggtcagggcaggcggcaggcacGGATGGTCAATAACAGGCAAAAGGTTGGTACACAGGCATCCAGACGTAGAGGCAGAAAGAGAGGAGCAGCATGGgacaggaggtaagtaaaccgcGGGGAGCAGAGATTGTTACAGGAATGaccaatgataatactatatatcaAAATGAATTGCAGAATGGGGATCTTTAATTTCCGATTTAAGAGTGCAAATTTATTAGGGAATCGGGGAGCAAAGCTATtgaatgtatggccagcttaaatggTTACTAACTTTTCCATAAACTTTGCAtaagtcaatagtacaagcaaatataagaaactttgtaatatatcttattagagaaaaatgcctctttttcaACTTATTAGGCTCCTTTCATCCTCCACCTGCCAACTGCACTGTTCACTCATTCTGAATTTAATGCTAAATCTATCTCGAGACACACTATCTGCTCTATGAGAGATATGGTTAAAGCtgcccatggaagtctatggagaaTGGAGGGGGagtagggagcaggagcagagtgacaaAGAAGCAGAGAGACACAGACGCTGTTACAGCTTCCTAGTAAGTattctatctcaccccagtgctgaatttatagttacactgctcattacttctgCATAATCTCcaccatgctgctgcttctatgtgTGTGATAGAGAAAGGAGAGCAGGATGTTATGTTCTCTATGTGTGCTTTGTATGGGAGACATGATACCAGTTAGGCTCCACCAACTCACTCAGGGAAAAcaaaattagagatagagcctgcatagGGAAGAACTGCTAAAAATGGCATCAATAAATCAAAGAAttgtcagaaatagtgttatttgtCATATACACCCACATGACAGCTtataaagtcacctgaaaggttagaaATGATCTCAGAGCGGTCACTGTATCACTGCCGTTCCCCCACACTGCTGTTAAAGGTACCATAGACCCCATAATTTGTATGTAAGGCCCATCTGTTTTTTGAAAAAGTTTGACTTTAATACCTATAACATCACCCAGCGTGGCGCAGAAAGCTCACTCATATAAATCTCAGTATATTTTGTATTTAAAAACGATCCTTGGAAGGTTCCACAACTTAAATTCAACAACATCCACATATAAAGGAGGGAGTAAACAGTACAGGGTGAGCAGAAAGTACGGGTGGGGGACAGAAAAAGTTGGGGAGGAATCAGTCCAATGGTTCAGTCAAATATCATCCACAGACTATGAGGGTGTTGGGATGAAGGAGGAGGACTCATATGCCTTGTCTCCTCTAACTTCTTACCGACCAcctaccgtcttttgacggcaggtggTGCAGGTGCTTAGAAAAGGCATATGAGCGCTCCTGGGAGCGTCATTCTCTaaccaggagctgtaacttacagctcctgaacttagagaaGCCTTTTGAGTACAGCTGGGATTGGAAAAAATTACGACCCCCAGCAGTTTACCTCTTTGATCGCCACAGTCTGTGACTACTGGAACCCTATGCAGTCAGCCCCGGGgtcctatgtgctgccctaacagcagcctgtgtcatagtgacagaggtatgttaatacattataagtaaaaaataaagttgtaaataaagttatcccttcatgggattaaaaacaaaatgtgacaacaaaatgtaaaaaataaaaaaaggtccaaaaacaagtcattattttgcatacaaTACAGTTTATTGCCCatagataaaaacaaaaaacctacacatattagttatctacacgaccgtaataagctgtagaattaatttaacaggttatttagcgtgaaacgtgagcagaataaaaaatataaaaaatgccgaaaattcaaaaataaaaaaggctgcTGATAGGCACAAAGGCAAAAACGGAAGAATAaagatgtagctggtcattaaggccttttcgggcctggtcattaaggggctaaAGTCAATTATATTGAATACAGGAAATAGAAAAGGTTGTCCCATGTATTTGGTGCAATTGGATTTTTCATATCTTTTACAAGTAAAGTTAAGGAGAGCCCCGAGCTCTCCCTGAAGGAGGTTCAGTCTTTTCTATTCCGCCTGTAACGTCTTCTTGAAGTTTTTGGTCAAGAAGTCACATTGCCGAGAATAATTCACTTGAAGTTTTCAGTCATGGAAGTGTCAGCATAGCCGGTGGAGTAGACGATGTGGAGATTGGCTGGATGGTGGGTGGCATTTCAGGATATTTTGCTTCTTGGGTCATTATTCACACTTACATGTTATTGCACAATGATGATTGCTTTTAATTTTGATCTATTTCTATAttcattaataaaaaaattaaacagtcTTCAATTTGGGGGGAAAACGTCCTGAAAAAAGGTTGGTCATACTGAGAATTAGCCATCTCACAACCAGAACAAGAAAGCAAGGGATTTagagttctgtatcagaaaaacagagctacgGCCcttataaacatattttattaaattaACCACAAATCGTTGCCCAAAAATGAAATGCTGGCCATTCGCTGAATTGGATACTTTGAAATAGTAAAATATATCTCCAAGACGAATAGGCCAACAAAGTGTACGGCGTCCTCAGTCATTGGGGGGTAAATAACAATACCATAAATTACATCAAGGGGTTGCTTGAGACTCGAGACAATTTCAGACACCGGGAAGACCAGAAAGCTTGATCACTTCATGCAGAGACTTGAACCATTACTCAAGAGTTACAGCTCCAATGTGAGGATCCAAAAGTGGGCAGTAGATGACCTTTAAAAGCCTCATGATTCTCGAAgcatttgtttctttattttgtacAGAGCTTCCTTCACCTCCTGATTTTTCAAGCTGTAAATAAAAGGGTTGAGCATTGGAATGACCCCTGCATACAAAACGGCAAACACCTTGTCCTGATCCATGGAATAGCTGGACTTTGGCCTCATATACATGCCAAGGACCGTTCCATAAAACAAGAGGATGACTGTGAGATGTGAGGAGCAGGTGGAGAAGGTTTTGTGTCTTCCTTCTTCAGAGTGAATCTTCAAGATTGCTGAGATAATATACATGTAGGACACCAAGGTCATGACTGAAGGGACAAAGCCAATGACGGCACTTGGTCCAAGAATTATTCTCTCTATAGTACTTGTGTCACTACAAGAAAGCATTATAAGAGGCTTCAAATCACAGAATAGATGGTCTACTTCATTTGACCCACAAAATGTGCAAGATGATATCAAAATGGTATAAAGAATGGCATCAAATACGCCTATACTCCAAGATGTCAATGTCATCCAGAAACAGACCGGTAGACTCATGAAATAAGAATAACGTAAAGGATGGCAGATGGCCACGTAGCGATCATAGGCCATGGCAGCCAGGATGAAGTATTCCGACACCATGAGCACCACAAAAAAGAATACCTGAGTGATACAACCATTGTAGGAGATGACGTTGTTCCCAGTCAGAAAGATGTCCAACAACTTGGGCAGAACCATTGTGGTGAAGGACATATCCAATACAGACATGTTACATAAGAGTATATACATGGGACTGTGAAAATGACGATCCAAGCAAAACAGACCAGTTGTTAATAAATTTCCAGTTAAAGTTGCCACATAGATCACCAGAAATATGACGAATAATACCAACTGGAAACTTGGAAGCTCATGGAAGCCGAGGAGAACAAATTCAGTGACAGTGAAGTTCCTCGCCTCCATTTAACAACGAACAAAAAAAGTTTTCATCAAGAGTAAGCGGTATAATCCCATACAGAACATAAAGCATAACATGATGACAATAGGAAAATGCaaggcactgtatatatagaatatGTATTTAATACAAATATGCCCCAGAGGTTTGAGTTTATTACTAATTATAATGATGATGACTCCTGGGAATGACAACAACAAAGCCTAGTTTTAATGATCAAGATGGCTTATTGATTAGTGATTCAACTTTATAACTTATAAAGTAATAAAACAAATAGTTCTACtcttcagaaaataaataatcaatGTTAATATTATATATCGAAAATCAGGTCGAGGCTAAAAATGATCGAAGATGGGCTACCAAGTCAGAGAGGCAGCAATTTCATTGATTTTTGCAAGGCCGGATCACTATACAGTTAAGGATGTGCTCACCTTACAGCCCGATCTCCAGCCTATGCGCCAGGAAAGCTCCCATCGTATTTGCCGAACATATCCCTAGGCCTTTTTTAACTggtgtatgccaaaagagtgtattTTTGGCATATGCCATGCCAGTATGCCTCGGTAAACCTTTTTCGGCCGTATATTATTGTATAGTAGACTGCACCATTCTATACAGgggatacagtaaaaaaaaaagtatacaatgaagtatttttctttttttctttgggACCCTTGTATGCctttacagtggcatacgtcacagcTGTCCATAAGGGCATCCTATGTGCTGGCCTTTAGACCAGATATTACAATTGCTTAACGCAAAATTTGAAGTCTGTCTTCAGTACCTATCACATCACCCATTCTGATCCGGAAAGGACACGAATATGAATCTCAGTAGGTTCTGCATATAAAAATTCTTCTTGGTGGGTTCCAcaaattaaattttaaaaaaaatcacacacgAAGGGAGGAGTGATCAGGACAGGGTGAGAAGAGACTGTCGGGGGAACAGAAAAAGAGCGATCAGTCCAATGGTTCAGGTAAATATCATCTTAAGACTATGTGGGTGTTGGGATGAAGCAGGAGGACTGGTAAACGTTTTCTTCTCTATGGTCATTTATAAGGAATACAGAAAGTAGAGGAGAGGTTGTCCCATGTGTCTGGTGCAATGGGATACAGTATGTCACATATTTCACTAGTAAAGTTAAGAAGTGCCCAGAGCTCTGGCTCCCTGATTGAGGTTCAATCTTTTTTACTCTTCCTATCGGGTCTTTTTGAAGTTTTCGGTCATGGAGTCACATTACTGAGAGAAGTCGACTTGAAGTTTGCAGGTATGGAAGCGTCAGCATAGCATGTGGAGAAGACGTGTAGATTGGCTGGATGGTGGCATTTCAGGATATCTTGCCTCTTGGGGCATTATTCACACTTACGTGTTATTGCACCATGATGATTGCTTTAATTTTTAACTATCTCAGTattcattatttttaaaaaaatacaattcggGGGAAAAAAGTTATTGAGAAAGGGATGGTTATACTAAGACTTTATCAGAAGTTAGTTGAAAAGTCCCATTTGGCCTGACAAATCAGAGTCGAGGCTTTAAAGGGTATTCTTCCGAGTTCCACTTATTATACTTGAATTTTGCGCCTTCAACTATTGAGACCCCATTCTGGCATTCTGAAACATCTGCCTTGGGCAGAGCTTGTCCCTCCTGTTCCCTGTACAATGGAAGGTGTGTCATTTACTGATATACAACATTTGGACCGTAGAAGTGAATagtaaataaatgtaaagtataccaatctttattttatatatatatatatatatatatataaaattctactttctttttttacttttatgtggTTTTCTTAATAAGAAAAACGGTGCTTTTATCATTTACTATATTTTATTACACATTTCAGAAGAACATAAAAACATCAATAAGAAGGAATATTCCAATAACTTTTCTATTAACCCAAATAACAATCCCCCACCCATAACTTAAAGGAGGTGGAAAGTTGGAGGGGgactgggatttttatttatatatatatatatatatatatatatatatatatatatatatatataattagtatAATGCTGGTACCTACCGTCCCCagttatatgtaggcttagtccgagttctgggtgtatgtgcagtgtagtttcccacctcatagaggtcgccttgtcgtggcaggtgggctcacacaatttgatcaaaaggtgcgctaagaacctcactattgtaagtagatttagcagtaatgcatatttttttatatttagcggcttaggtggtaTTAGTGTTTGCACTGTgccgtcaccattttcttgtgtgctatatatatatatatatatatatatatatatatatacacatataagtaGAATAGGAAAAGGGTTTTACATGTCATCCAAGGGACACGATACTCATCTAAATCAGTTTTGATATTCCACTTCTAAATTTCAGAACCTCATAGATATGGGGATCATTAGATCTAACCCACTTAATCCATGGGCCCATAGTCtatgaaaaattaataattttccCCCACTAATATAGGTACATTTTCAAACGGAATCAATTGATTGATAGCACCAACCCAAGCAGTACTTGCTGGAGGTCtagattttttccaatttttaattattaatttttgagCAATAAAAAGGACTCTAGACACGACCTCTTTTTTCCACCATCTGTTATATCCACTCTACCAAGAATCCACTCACCCAAGAATACAAACTTCTGCTTCTAAGATTTCGGATATGATACTTTTCATTTTGCTCCAGTACCAATGGAGCTTGGGACAGCGCCACAACATACGGATTGAATCGCGATTGGGGAGGTTGCATCCATCACAGTCATCCCTTCCCGATAACCGATTTTACATAATGTACTTGGTGTAATCTATTAGCAATATAGATCTGGATTATCCTCTCTGCTGGTCTTAATGAAACCTTTTTACTGTTCCTTCCTATTTTAATCCAATAATCCATTGTCATATTAGAAAATACAGGCAATCATTTTTCAAGTGTTTCAAGTATTATTTCATCGGATGTCCTAATAAAATACTATACATTTTATAAACacaatttttgtaattttatgaTTGGAGATTAAGACTTAAAGTATCTGTCCCAGAAATATGTCGCTCTACACTGTTCCAACCATGTTTCTTGGGTTTTCGATAAGTTAGTAAATTGGGTTTTATGATTAAGCAAATCTCTTAATGCAACCACTAACTGTTCTCTATACTAATCTTTAGTAGGTTGGAGGATATATTCCTTCTAATTCTCCTTAACTAACTTGATAAAAGACTCTTGTAGTTGTGTAACTTTCCTCCGTTCACTTATGGACTTCATAAACCGACCCCTTATGTAGCTTTGAAGGTGTCCCATAAACCACCCCCAGATACAGAGCCAACAATGTTCTAAAAAGTACCCTCTTAATAATTCTTCTTCCATACATCCTGATGCAATTGAACCCAAATTGGATAAAGTCTCCAACTTcttttaagggtaggaacacacacgacATATTCAGGGCGGATGCGTCAAGTTGCACAGCGTTTCCACCCtgtacaccgcagggaatgctgtCCAAAATCCCATTTTTCCACTGCGTAAATTATCGCACATATTTACCCCCTCCCTTCTCTGACGTCCGTTCCGGCttacctggatgacgttgcagtccatgtgaccgctgcagcctgtgattggctgcagcggtcacatggcctgctacgtcatccagggaggccggactgaagaagaagcagggaaacctgggtaagtataaccgcCGCCAATATCGCAACACACCCCACTTTttggcgggtttaagcaccccattgaattcaattggaaaaCCCAATTAAAATTAGAATAAAGTGACACGATCAGTGATTGGAACATCTCCAATCTTTATATTCCACTCTGTGTACGGCGTTAACAGTGGAAGCCTTGCTTTTAGACACAAGTTTTCATTGCAAAATTACGATAACTGAAACATCAAATATCCGTTTTTGACAGAATGGatgaatatattacattattcttTGTCCTTAGCACTTTTAAAGTATCAAAAATATCCAATGTGGAGTGGGTATTGGAACACTATTGGACATTGGGAATGGGATAGTCACCTGAATATATGGGGATAATCCGGTCTGGGAAAATAAAAGTGGTTGGGATGGGTCACATGGGAAAACAAGAGTGGTTGGGATGGGTCACGTGGGAAAACAAGAGTGGTTGGATGGGTGACGTGGGGAACTCCACTAAGCATGTCCTATGACTAGAAGTAACATTTTATGAATGGGTTTGATTCTATTCTTTGGGAACATTGTAACTGATCTATGATCGGTTGAAAGAGTCACGAGGTTAAACTTGTATCTGTGAATGGAATATTTAACGGAACTGTTGGCAAAAAGTTAGGTAATGCAAATAATTATGTTATGAATAGTATGTGCACTATATGAGCATAGAAGGTGAAATAGGTGCCTCTATCTCTCGCAGCATTTAGAAAAGATCATTGCACTGATAGTTCGGGCGTTGGTTTATAAAACACACATGGACGATGGATATTATGCATTTGGCATTTGGCAAAATTTGTATGTTTTGGCACACACGCTTGTGTATCATTTTATCTgtgttaaaaatttatattttaatgTTGGGTTAATATGTATGGTATAAAAATCCTTCCATGAGGTCAGAGGTTATGCCCGGAAGTAGCCGTCCAAGGTGAAACTCGAGTCGGGCGTTTTCAGCTGTACTGCAGTGCCACGTGAATTTTATTAATTATATGCTGGATTTTACTGCTCATTTGTGAGTGTGAATAAAACCCTATAAAAGGTCACTTGGCTATTTTAAGCTTTATGTCCCTTTATGATGCTTCTATTTTATAGCGAGGACATTATTATTTTGGCTGTAAGATCTGGTGCATGTCCCGGAGGATATTGAATTGACACTTTATCTCCGGGAAGGACGTGGAGGAAATAACTGCTCAAATTTTTTTGTATCCGGATGTCGGTGTGCACAACAAGTAATGTACAAGTTATAATTTAGGAAACTGGACACTTTCCTCTATTGTTTGCTGCACCCGACATTCCAAGTTAGAATAATATTAGCCAACTTCTCTCATACAACATTTCCAGCAATTATTGTAGACT
The nucleotide sequence above comes from Rhinoderma darwinii isolate aRhiDar2 chromosome 11, aRhiDar2.hap1, whole genome shotgun sequence. Encoded proteins:
- the LOC142663875 gene encoding olfactory receptor 5AR1-like; amino-acid sequence: MEARNFTVTEFVLLGFHELPSFQLVLFVIFLVIYVATLTGNLLTTGLFCLDRHFHSPMYILLCNMSVLDMSFTTMVLPKLLDIFLTGNNVISYNGCITQVFFFVVLMVSEYFILAAMAYDRYVAICHPLRYSYFMSLPVCFWMTLTSWSIGVFDAILYTILISSCTFCGSNEVDHLFCDLKPLIMLSCSDTSTIERIILGPSAVIGFVPSVMTLVSYMYIISAILKIHSEEGRHKTFSTCSSHLTVILLFYGTVLGMYMRPKSSYSMDQDKVFAVLYAGVIPMLNPFIYSLKNQEVKEALYKIKKQMLRES